The DNA window CGCCGCCCTCACTTCCGGGCACGGTCTGGAGAACATGCGCCGGCGGGCGGCGGAACTGAAGGGCCGGTTGGATATCGCGACGGCTCCCGGCCAAGGAACGCGCCTGACGCTCATCGTGCCGCTTGGATGAGCCCGGCGCAACGGCGTTGACAGCAGTTCAGATGCTTCTCGGTATGAGCATACCATTGTCCGCAGAGAATCCTTACAGTACAATGCCAACGGCTCGGTCCGACACGCAATTTGGGGAACTTCGATGTCAGCGGGGGAACCGATTCGGATCGCTATTGTTGAAGATAAGCCGACGATGCGCCAGGCACTAGCGCTTTTGATCAACGGCACTCCCGGATACCGCTGCATTGGTGCTTTCCGTTCAGTTGAAGAAGCACTGCACGGCCTGGGAGCAGAGATTCCCGACGTCCTCTTGCTCGACATTCACCTGCCGGGGATCTCGGGCTCGGAGGGGGTTCGATTGCTCAAGGAGAAGTTTCCCTCCACGCAAATCCTCATGCTCACCATTTACGCCGAGGAGGAAAAAGTCTTTGAGTCGCTCTGCAATGGAGCGTCGGGGTATCTTTTGAAGAAGACGCCTCCGGCGCGCTTGCTCGAAGCCATTCGAGAAGTCCACGAGGGCGGGGCTCCGATGTCGCCGGAGATCGCCCGCAA is part of the Blastocatellia bacterium genome and encodes:
- a CDS encoding response regulator transcription factor, whose protein sequence is MSAGEPIRIAIVEDKPTMRQALALLINGTPGYRCIGAFRSVEEALHGLGAEIPDVLLLDIHLPGISGSEGVRLLKEKFPSTQILMLTIYAEEEKVFESLCNGASGYLLKKTPPARLLEAIREVHEGGAPMSPEIAR